GAGAATCAAAACCGCGAACGTAGTCTTTGTAGGAAATTCTTTGATTCAATTGTTTCCGATCGACTTGATGGCCAGGGAATTTCCCGGCGCGGTGAATCGAGGAATTGGCGGCGACATCACCGAACTTCTTTTGCAAAGAATCGAAGAGGACGTTCTTTCCCTAAATCCGAAAGCCATAGTTTTGGAAATCGGCGGGAACGATCTCATTCAGGGGAAATGCCTAAACGTCATCGAAACAAACTTTGGAAAGATCTTAGAAAGAATCTACCAAGCGAATCCGAACTTAAAAGTGGTCATTCTTGGAATTCCACCGGTTCGGACCCAGAGTATCAACAATGTTTCTCCTGCGCTCAATCTGACTTGGATCTCCATCGCGCAAGGATATAAGAATGTCGTATTCTTGGACAATTGGCAGTGGCTCCGGGAAAAAGACCGGCCGGCTCTGAGACAAGAATTCTGGCTCGAAAAAGACAAGATCCATCTGAATGAAAACGCGTATAAAATCTGGGTTCAAAAGCTGAAACCGATCCTGACTCCCTATCTACAGTAGTTAAACCGTCTTGCTCTTAATTCTCACTCAAAACCCGGAAGAAATTCGTAAAGAACTCCTCTTAGGAATGGGGAACTTCGTTTCTATAAAATCGGAAGACACCTTCTTACTTTCCAGTGCGCCCATCCGAACGAGCGGACTTTGGAGTTGTATCGAATGGAAAGTTTCAAAGAAGCTGGAACAAAAAGAACTCATTGAACTTCGGGAAAAATTTGCGAAGAAGAATTCCGATCTTTTACAAGTAGAACGCCTTCTGGATCCTAAAAAGAAAAGTTTGTTCACCTTCGATATGGATTCCACTCTGATTCAACAGGAAGTGATCGATGAACTCGCAAGGCTCGCGGGAGTTTACGATCAAGTCGCGTCCGTTACCAAGGAAGCGATGGAAGGGAATTTGGACTTTCACGATGCCCTCAAAAAAAGATGTCTTCATCTCAAAGGACTTCCCACTACGATCTTTGAAGAGTTGTATCCGAAGTTGACTTTGAATATCGGAGTTGAGAAATTACTCTTTGGTCTAAGGGAAATAGAAACTAGAACGGCGGTCTTTTCCGGCGGCTTTACCGATATCCTGGAAATGTTTCAAAAGGAATATAGAATCGGAGAAGTTCGCGCTAACGTATTAGAAAGAGAGAATGGACTTCTGACAGGCTTTGTCACCGGTGAAATCGTGGACAAGGTGAAGAAGTTTGAATTCTTAAAAGAAATTCGGAATCGGGAAAAAATTGATTCTTCGCAAGTGGTTGCGGTGGGCGACGGTGCCAACGACGCTCTGATGTTAAACGAAGCCGGGATTGGAATCGGTTTTCACGCAAAAGAGGGTTTAAAAAAGTTGATCACCAATTGGGTGGACTTTGCGCCTATGGACGTTTTGTTATTTTTGTTTTCTTAATTTTTTCTGAAAGTCTTCGAGTGCCTTTAAGGCTTCGATCGGTGTCATCTCTTCCAATCTCAGTTTCAAAATCGATTCTTCCGTCTCGGAACGAGTTTCTTTCTTTTCCGCTTCCACAAACAGCATAGGTTGCGCCTCTTGAATCCGAATCTCCTTCTTTTTGGATTCGAGTTCGATGAGAAGTTCAGCCGCTCGTTTTACGATCGGTTCCGGAACTCCGGCGATCTTTGCCACGTAAATCCCGAAAGACTTTTTGGCTTTTCCCGCACGAACCTTTCGTAAGAATAGAACCTTGTCGTCCTTTTCCAGAGTTTCCAGATAAAGATTGAAGATCCCGCTCAGACGAGAAAGTTCGGTGAGTTCGTGGTAGTGAGTTGCAAAGATCGTCTTTGGTTTGATCGCAAGAGAAGACAGATATTCTAAGATAGCCCAAGCGATGCTCATCCCGTCATAAGTCGAAGTTCCTCGACCAACTTCGTCAAAAAGAATCAGAGAATCTTCGGTGCAGTGATTTAAGATATTGGCGGTTTCTTTCATCTCGACATAAAATGTGGATTCTCCAGCGGTGAGATTATCACCTGCGCCGATGCGTGTAAAAAGTTTGTCCACGATCGAAAGTCGCGCGGATTTCGCCGGAACAAACGCTCCCATCTGAAAGAGAATTTGATTGAGTGCGATCTGCCTCATAAAAGTCGATTTACCCGCCATGTTCGGTCCCGTGAGAACCGCGATGGCCTTGTCCTGCGTATCCAAATAGAGAGAATTGGGAGTAAATTCCTGACCGGGAGGAAGAGTCGCTTCCACGACCGGATGTTTGGAATCTATGAGTTCCAGAGAACGATCCTCGGAAAGTTGAGGACGAATCCAACCGAACTTGTCTTTCGCTGTCAGAGTGGAGATCTGAAAATCCAAATCACCGATTTCTTCGGAAAGTTCTAAGAGAAAGGAAGAATATTTGAGAACTTCTTCCACCATCAGATTGAATTCGGCTCTTTCGATCTCTTGGATGATCTCGTCTGCTTCGAGTATCGTCCTTTCGATTTCTTCGAGTTTTGGAGTCGTAAAACGTTCGCTTCCGACTAACGTTTGTTTTTTGAGATAGTCCTTCGGAGCCTGTTCCGCTTGAACCCTTGAAATCTCTATAAAATATCCTACGATTTTATTATAACGAATCTTTAATGTATTTAAGCCGGTGCGTTTTTTTTCCTCCGTTTCCAATTCTAAGATCCAATCCTTTCCTTTTACGCCGGCTTCTCTTGCCTTGTCGAGTTTTGCGGAGAATCCGGAACGAAGAAAAGGGCCGTTTCCTAAAATGACGGGTAGGTCGTCGTTTGGATTCAGTTTGGAGGCGATAAATTCGGAAAGAGATTTTAGTTTTTCCGTCGGAATCAAAAAAGGATAGGAAAGGGTTTCCAATTCCTCTTTC
This is a stretch of genomic DNA from Leptospira tipperaryensis. It encodes these proteins:
- a CDS encoding GDSL-type esterase/lipase family protein, translating into MVRYFFAFSLLFLFTSCSVLIKKTYTDYSSSDFECWSGAGYRSSEKFEQYYSLWKTMRGIYREENQRIKTANVVFVGNSLIQLFPIDLMAREFPGAVNRGIGGDITELLLQRIEEDVLSLNPKAIVLEIGGNDLIQGKCLNVIETNFGKILERIYQANPNLKVVILGIPPVRTQSINNVSPALNLTWISIAQGYKNVVFLDNWQWLREKDRPALRQEFWLEKDKIHLNENAYKIWVQKLKPILTPYLQ
- the serB gene encoding phosphoserine phosphatase SerB; translated protein: MLLILTQNPEEIRKELLLGMGNFVSIKSEDTFLLSSAPIRTSGLWSCIEWKVSKKLEQKELIELREKFAKKNSDLLQVERLLDPKKKSLFTFDMDSTLIQQEVIDELARLAGVYDQVASVTKEAMEGNLDFHDALKKRCLHLKGLPTTIFEELYPKLTLNIGVEKLLFGLREIETRTAVFSGGFTDILEMFQKEYRIGEVRANVLERENGLLTGFVTGEIVDKVKKFEFLKEIRNREKIDSSQVVAVGDGANDALMLNEAGIGIGFHAKEGLKKLITNWVDFAPMDVLLFLFS
- the mutS gene encoding DNA mismatch repair protein MutS: MSLETTGTSAEYWSDLADALNTPMMKQFLAIKKDFPDTILFFRMGDFYEMFLEDAKVASSILDIALTKRQNAVPMCGIPYHSKDNYISRLLSAGKKIAICEQSKSDDPGSKLMTRDVVRIITPGTVIEENLLSGYQNNYLAVLHLKKSLIYFAMADFSTGELFYSSASITGLERLIAELEKFRPSEICVPKSEVSFFKDLEYFKNREFTLLPDQAEISDKDPFHILSLYLNEYIRETYRDNKLILREPRILSSGKFLEMDRETILNLELVENEKERNHTLYSIFNFCNTAKGKRLLKQRILFPECDPLILYSRWEKQDILLKTVLAPFISALKDIGDLERILTRFRGNHAYPRDFRTIANSIATGIKLKEELETLSYPFLIPTEKLKSLSEFIASKLNPNDDLPVILGNGPFLRSGFSAKLDKAREAGVKGKDWILELETEEKKRTGLNTLKIRYNKIVGYFIEISRVQAEQAPKDYLKKQTLVGSERFTTPKLEEIERTILEADEIIQEIERAEFNLMVEEVLKYSSFLLELSEEIGDLDFQISTLTAKDKFGWIRPQLSEDRSLELIDSKHPVVEATLPPGQEFTPNSLYLDTQDKAIAVLTGPNMAGKSTFMRQIALNQILFQMGAFVPAKSARLSIVDKLFTRIGAGDNLTAGESTFYVEMKETANILNHCTEDSLILFDEVGRGTSTYDGMSIAWAILEYLSSLAIKPKTIFATHYHELTELSRLSGIFNLYLETLEKDDKVLFLRKVRAGKAKKSFGIYVAKIAGVPEPIVKRAAELLIELESKKKEIRIQEAQPMLFVEAEKKETRSETEESILKLRLEEMTPIEALKALEDFQKKLRKQK